A single genomic interval of Aedes aegypti strain LVP_AGWG chromosome 1, AaegL5.0 Primary Assembly, whole genome shotgun sequence harbors:
- the LOC110674144 gene encoding uncharacterized protein LOC110674144, which translates to MMPNLLLVSYSLSLLGMFLGSVYGTVDAFQRHRASDLRTIGRVRHNRMALRNGPTRKFGNSYRSKMFRRRLMNEVNRINTKLRIRAPKERYQLYYDAEGNIRVQCKTSHV; encoded by the exons ATGATGCCCAACTTGTTGCTGGTGTCGTACTCGTTGTCGCTTCTGGGAATGTTTCTGGGCTCGGTCTACGGCACGGTGGATGCCTTTCAGCGCCACCGAGCGAGCGATTTGCGAACCATTGGAAGAGTTCGCCACAATCGAATGGCACTGAG AAATGGTCCGACGCGGAAGTTTGGCAACAGCTATCGTTCCAAGATGTTCCGCCGGCGGTTGATGAACGAGGTCAATCGGATCAACACCAAGCTGCGGATTCGGGCTCCGAAGGAACGTTACCAGTTGTACTACGATGCCGAAGGGAACATCCGAGTGCAATGTAAGACGAGTCATGTGTAG